From the Danaus plexippus chromosome 9 unlocalized genomic scaffold, MEX_DaPlex mxdp_24, whole genome shotgun sequence genome, the window aCAATTCTATTCTATTATACTGAATATTTAGAACAAGAAAATTGCAGTAAATTactagaatttttaatatcagtgaCTAATTTTAGGGATAACTTAATAAACAACAATCCTAGCCTTGAACAGGCACAAGGTGAtgctattgttttatatgataaatatttctcaCTGCAAGCTACGAGTCCACTTGGATTTTCAAGTGATGTTCGATTAAAAGTTGAAAGTGACATCTGCAGTGAACTTGGTCCTATAGCAAGCTGTTTTGAttatccatataaaattatttacaaaactctTAGTAGATATGTTAAAACGTTTTTGAGTTCTGAATTATATTACACTTACCTATCAGAAATGATGAAATCTGTTAACCAAATGTGGTCtgcaaattataaatcatattcaGATTGTAGCAGTGAATTTAGTATAAGTACACAAAATACACTTTTAGCAATGGGTGACCAAAAATTTAGGAAGAAACGAAACCACTCTGTACCTGATATGACTATAGATTCTAACCAACTTTACAATGCTGACTCTTTATGGCAAAGAAAGAAATATGATGGCCTAAGCCTCGGAAGGATTAATAGTTTAGGAAGATTTGAATCAAAATTTGAACCTGACCCagacaaaaaatgtaaatcgGTTCTAAAGAAAATGGTAAGCAAATTCACACCAACAACCTCCTCTAAGGTAGAAGAGGAAATGGCTTGGCAGATAGCACACATGATTGTGAAAGATGTAACTGATCTAACTATGTCACCACCAGAAAATgacaatgataatatttagttatgtgataatattaatatataaaaaataatattttgtaaataatcatTGTTGAATGTAAAGTACTCTAAGCATTataccattaaaataattaaaccaaatCAAGTTTctcatttgtattaatttttagagttctcataaaaatatagggattaaagagaaaaatataaaataaaatcagtaaaaatgttttacttagtaatataacaaaaagtttttacataaattgtataaaatatgttataaaataatagtagtaTCACATCACATCACATCACACAAAACACACATTACAAGGtagcataattattaattgctgGAATAGGAGAGAGTGGCAAACGTGGAGGCTCTGAACCTAGGAGAGGAGATTGTTCATCGTTGCTTTGGAAAAATTTTTGGAAACTTGGCACAGATGGCTTAGAACGTCTTTCATTGGTATTCCACTTTCGATACACCAATGCATTCAACAAAGCTTGCATAGGATTCAAGAGGgcctacaaaaaatatacatatataaacagaTATATGTTAGAGGAATAgtaattagatatttaaaaataatacccaCCATAATATACCATATAACAATGATAAATGTAACAGGCATATTGAACCACATGGTCCACACTAATATCCCATTAATAAGATTTGGTAACCAACAGATGTAAAAAACAgcatttattagaaaaaacttTAACCTTAATGTATCAACCACATGCCTTTCTTTGCTTGTAAActgaaaatgtatgtaatattgattaaaatttcctgaatctgatatattatatacaataaaataatataattaaataactttgttgACAAAATCTTCTCTAAAAAATACTGTATGTTAATCATATTGTCaacaactaaaattttaaatacatatatatatatttgttcattGGCTAGTTTTGAGAGAAgaagtaaatattgtttaagttgTTCATTTAAGTATGactagatttttaatatattatttgtaagaaaACCTGAGTGTGTAAATTTCATAGTGACAATTATATGATTACCTGAGCCAAAGGTAGAGCTACTGTCATTTCAATCTTCCTGCTAgccataatataaataataggatttGCTACCATTACTATGGCTATGGGCAAGTATGTAGCACAATAATtgggtaaaattttaagtagagCTGATGAAACAGATGTTATATGGTGACATCTAAAAatgatatcaaaaattaaatttcttcattATTTAGATTCATATAATTCTCCGTGGAGctagtaaatatgttttagtttttttttttgtattattttgaactCACTTTGCATTTGGTAAATACAGAATAGATAGCCCTATACTGGTGGTTGCAGCTGGTAGCCCCCATGCCAAAGAGTGATAAAGTGCTGACTGAGAATCATATCCTCTGATTGATCGCCATGTGTCTATTGCATAAAACAAGGTCCAAAACCAGGTAGcagtgtaaaaatattgagtCCAAGCCTAAAAATATCAAGGCATTCAGATATTAAAAcacaagttttataaatggttaaaaataagtatcaaAAACATTCACAAAATGGTCCAACATGTTGATTGAGTTAGCAATTTATTCAAACAGTACTTTTACAGAGATACTCTTGCTTATAtgttattagattttaaacacacatatttatcttaatgcATAAAAAACTTACAGAAATGATGCTGCAAAATAATACACTCACATCATCATTAGGCATgggcataatatttttgtattgcaACCACAGTGAAGACCTTACAAGTACACCTGAAATTGAAtcacattacaaaaataaaaacatgtcaaAAAAGatactttcatatattttacagtttaaTCACCAAGAGCAGCTAATAAATCTGCAATTGCCaaccaaattataattcttctTCCTCGTACTGAAGAACAGTTAAGTGGTCTGGTTTGATTTTTTCGCAGAGGCCTTGGGAAAatctagattttaaaaataatttgaatgtatAGGCATGTTGTTTATCAAATcagataaaataagtttatcttACCTGATATATAGAACCTAGTATTCCAATAGTTGAGGACACTAAACATACTGAATTATATGATTCTGTATTAAATTcactcataattttaattgccaAGTCTTCCTTATTTTCTGTATGATGACAGCAAAATGTTTGAATTGTTGGATCGGACATTGTttcatcaattaatatataagggtttattaatttgtttaaccAATATATCttcaatgtataaaatatttactttcggagtaattgaattaaaaaacacaaacagCAAAGAGAATCCTACAAATTTAAACAGTACttagttattgttataacaatataaatagttttatagttataattttttatgtatgtttacaATGTACTTTCAGTTTTAACTTTCAAGtctaattgataaataataatgatgtgCCGAACTCGATTCCTGTTGTTAAATGTGCGAAAGTACAGATACTATGAAGGTCGTACAATAATCgattgtcttaaaatatttttcgaataatttatgaaattttagactgttttagatttttataacaacttccttttaataatttatgtatgtctGAATTAGAAAGTAGAACATTTATAGTAGTATAATTTAAGTCccgtaacaaaattatttaaagtaattattataacatatgatataattagttcaaaatatagagtttatttattgttttaaataggtCTTCTattccttatattatttgttataatatcacTTGCGATTTTTTGCATAAATTCGATTCTCTTAGACCGAGTAACGAATAAATAGATGTCTCGATACGTGCTGTGAGCGATGATAGATAATATCGACTGATTCTTGTTCATCaacaaaaatttgaatttcacTACAAATACATTAGAACAATAACTGAGGCCTCAAATTAGTTTAAACTTAAAAGTCATAAGTCTTGGAGGGCCTTCTTTAAAGTTTGAAATTAGTTCACTTCTGTATGATGCTACGCACTTGAATTCGACACCTTTCTATTTCTGTATTAAGCaacttcatatattaaaacgaaGTATTGATTGATATTGTAGTAACCTGGGACTTAAATTCAACTACACCTTGTCATCAAATATCAAACGTATTTATCCGTATTGCCTAACtaactaaaagaaaatttatgttatactttGTCTGTTAAATGTGTATTCGAAAAAAATCTACTcatgtcttttatttattgttacttattaatacaaatttctaTTACTAATCAATAATCATATCtttcaattaacattttatatcttttaaagaatttgtaacaaaaatcatCAACACGAGCAGGATGCGAACCCGCAACCTCCAGAATATCGAGTACGCTACTGGCAATCAAAAATGAATTTTctcattctatattttctaatttaaatttaactattaactcaacattgatttaatgttaaaaacataattgcaCGAATAACAGATTTATCTCAAATCAGtacatatttatcaatattgtaatatataaatttttgtaatttaatataatagtaaactAAAGtggtaacaatatatataataagttcgtaacaaatataaaagtttcataaatatttttatacaacatttaaaattccttataattaatagttaatcaaataaatcataaaatataattgttcacATATGAATAggctaaatgtattttattcgtttcataaaataactgtTAAAATAGTTTCACTCAATAACTAACTCAATTTTTGCAAAGAATTTTGTCAAccgtaattttaaaacatggaCGTAATATAAACTTGTTTTTCTTCAATTAATTGACCTTTTTCTTACACATTAAAAATTGAAAGCTCTTACAATATGTTTGTACTTTTACTGTTCTCCCTTGATGtttgtaattcaattttatataaagtttttttggtcggctataatgataaaaaatattgttactaaGGTCGACAGATACAAAGACTTTTTTAAAGgtcacattataataataagcagataatttgtattatacattaataaactttacacattaaaacacatttttataaacattataggTTTTATGCAAGACGTGTTTTAtgctttaaaagaattataatagtCTTATTTAGATACCATATGATATGGAAGGAGATAtttgagaaataataaatcgtTTATATTTGCATAACGTCATTGAAAAcgtgataatataataaaaattactaaacaaTTACTAAACTCTTCTGGAATGTTTTAAAAGATGCGGTTGATGGATAATTCACATCTATTGTGTAACAGTTGTTTCTAAGGGAATGACagttaaattatgtttcaCGCTAAAACAAGGATTAATGGGATCCCGAATTTCTCCTTGTTCTTGAGTACAGTTTAATGTAGTTTTAGGTTCTTTGAAGTTCTCATCTTCTAAAGAAGAAAGACGTAGAGCCGTGGGTTGGTCAGCACTTAAGGTTTCTTGAGGAGATAAAACCGAAGTACCATTTTCTATAGTCGTATTTGTATCCAGGATAGGAGCCTCGGTTACATTATTTTCAGCTGCAGTATTAAGAAGGACCGAACAAGGTATGGATGTCATAAATTCCTTAGACGATTTTGTAACCACAGTTATAATACATTCTGTATTATCGCTTGATTCCTTATTTAGACTCTCATCTTTAACATTGGCATCCGGAGTGAATGATGTTGCAATCGAACAGGGTATTGCAAGAACTTCTGTTGTATTACCATTATTAATCGTGAGTGTGCAGTTGACTAAATCACTTAATATTGGATCCACGACTGGTGTTGTACTGTTATCTGGAGCTACAGCGATCGGTTGACCACGATTGTCATAAATCACTGTATGATGATGATGCCCAGTTGATCTTGCTAAATTCCACAATGCTAAACCTGTTAAAACAGTCCCTATTCCTGCTCCTGCAATTCCGACTCCTGTTAAAACATTGCCTGATCGACTCACACCTCCATAATTTTTTCCTGGGTTAACGTAGTTTCCAAAGTATCCAGGGGCTTGAGGACTGTAAGATCCACCAGAACCTCCATAATTATGTCCATAGTTAGTGTAAGGTGGTGGCGGATGTTGAGCATGATGATAATTACTATTTCCTACATTAGTATAAGGCGGCGGTGGCCCTTGGGGATGATAGTTTGTATTCCCTGCACTTGAATATGGTGGCGGTGCATTTTGCGTGTTACGATAAGGTCCAACATTGTTAACGGGATATCCATTAgctgtatttatatttgatgaagGCTGTGCTGGGTAATTTGAACCCGATAATCCAGTTCCTTGTGGATATCCAGTCCCAGAATTAGTTCCAGAGTTACCTGATAGACTGTTCGATGCTGGATAAGTATGACTCGCTTCATTAGCATTTTGTTTATTCGGTGAAGAATGTTGAGACGGCACATTGCTTCTCTGCATGCTTCCTTCCTGTGTGGGAGGTTGTTTAGGTTGCCCATTGCCAGATAATCCTGTGTTGCTTGATGGATAAGAATGACCTTGATTTGATGGTTTTGATTTTTGAGACGACACTTGAGTTTTTTGAGCAGGTTTTTCTTGCCAGCCAAACAAGGATGGTTTAGGTGCTGAAGATTGTGGATAACTGAAGGATGTCGGTATTGGTTTTGGATTTGTTCTTTTACTAGAACTTCGGCCAGAACTAGAACTGCGACTACCTGATAATTTTCTTGCTTCTATTACATCATTCACAAAAATAAGAAGCACTACTGTGAGAACGAAAAACGTTTTCTTGAACATTTTCCTAATATTACAttagttttaactttaaagCGTATTACAATTGGCTGGTGCTGTATGTTTC encodes:
- the LOC116767691 gene encoding G-protein coupled receptor 143-like isoform X2, which encodes MSDPTIQTFCCHHTENKEDLAIKIMSEFNTESYNSVCLVSSTIGILGSIYQIFPRPLRKNQTRPLNCSSVRGRRIIIWLAIADLLAALGVLVRSSLWLQYKNIMPMPNDDAWTQYFYTATWFWTLFYAIDTWRSIRGYDSQSALYHSLAWGLPAATTSIGLSILYLPNAKCHHITSVSSALLKILPNYCATYLPIAIVMVANPIIYIMASRKIEMTVALPLAQFTSKERHVVDTLRLKFFLINAVFYICWLPNLINGILVWTMWFNMPVTFIIVIWYIMALLNPMQALLNALVYRKWNTNERRSKPSVPSFQKFFQSNDEQSPLLGSEPPRLPLSPIPAINNYATL
- the LOC116767418 gene encoding uncharacterized protein DDB_G0275275-like, with the translated sequence MFKKTFFVLTVVLLIFVNDVIEARKLSGSRSSSSGRSSSKRTNPKPIPTSFSYPQSSAPKPSLFGWQEKPAQKTQVSSQKSKPSNQGHSYPSSNTGLSGNGQPKQPPTQEGSMQRSNVPSQHSSPNKQNANEASHTYPASNSLSGNSGTNSGTGYPQGTGLSGSNYPAQPSSNINTANGYPVNNVGPYRNTQNAPPPYSSAGNTNYHPQGPPPPYTNVGNSNYHHAQHPPPPYTNYGHNYGGSGGSYSPQAPGYFGNYVNPGKNYGGVSRSGNVLTGVGIAGAGIGTVLTGLALWNLARSTGHHHHTVIYDNRGQPIAVAPDNSTTPVVDPILSDLVNCTLTINNGNTTEVLAIPCSIATSFTPDANVKDESLNKESSDNTECIITVVTKSSKEFMTSIPCSVLLNTAAENNVTEAPILDTNTTIENGTSVLSPQETLSADQPTALRLSSLEDENFKEPKTTLNCTQEQGEIRDPINPCFSVKHNLTVIPLETTVTQ
- the LOC116767691 gene encoding G-protein coupled receptor 143-like isoform X3, which produces MFSVLNYWNTRFYISGVLVRSSLWLQYKNIMPMPNDDAWTQYFYTATWFWTLFYAIDTWRSIRGYDSQSALYHSLAWGLPAATTSIGLSILYLPNAKCHHITSVSSALLKILPNYCATYLPIAIVMVANPIIYIMASRKIEMTVALPLAQFTSKERHVVDTLRLKFFLINAVFYICWLPNLINGILVWTMWFNMPVTFIIVIWYIMALLNPMQALLNALVYRKWNTNERRSKPSVPSFQKFFQSNDEQSPLLGSEPPRLPLSPIPAINNYATL
- the LOC116767691 gene encoding G-protein coupled receptor 143-like isoform X1, whose protein sequence is MSDPTIQTFCCHHTENKEDLAIKIMSEFNTESYNSVCLVSSTIGILGSIYQIFPRPLRKNQTRPLNCSSVRGRRIIIWLAIADLLAALGVLVRSSLWLQYKNIMPMPNDDVSVLFCSIISAWTQYFYTATWFWTLFYAIDTWRSIRGYDSQSALYHSLAWGLPAATTSIGLSILYLPNAKCHHITSVSSALLKILPNYCATYLPIAIVMVANPIIYIMASRKIEMTVALPLAQFTSKERHVVDTLRLKFFLINAVFYICWLPNLINGILVWTMWFNMPVTFIIVIWYIMALLNPMQALLNALVYRKWNTNERRSKPSVPSFQKFFQSNDEQSPLLGSEPPRLPLSPIPAINNYATL